A window from Cryobacterium sp. SO1 encodes these proteins:
- a CDS encoding HdeD family acid-resistance protein, whose translation MPNTVGPTSAVFAISVDPRQLTPREISGIRVAFAVSGVVAIAIGTILLVWTEATLSVIAVLFGLYFVISGVIRIVRGAASTGSSAGGRVLNIVLGVLVLILGILAIRNPEGSLAVLGLLVGIVWIVEGVAALVEYTTDSSRWPGIVLGVVSVLAGVIVLFAPVATFGVLVTIGGIMLIVSGLVQLVRAFTFGRGVAA comes from the coding sequence ATGCCCAACACCGTCGGACCCACCAGCGCAGTCTTCGCCATCAGCGTCGACCCCCGACAGCTGACGCCGCGGGAGATCAGCGGTATCCGGGTGGCTTTCGCGGTGAGCGGCGTGGTCGCCATCGCTATCGGCACGATTCTGCTGGTCTGGACCGAGGCGACCCTCTCGGTGATCGCGGTGCTGTTCGGGCTCTACTTCGTGATCAGCGGTGTCATCCGGATCGTGCGCGGGGCCGCGAGCACCGGGTCGTCGGCCGGTGGCCGGGTGCTCAATATTGTGCTTGGTGTCCTGGTGCTGATCCTGGGCATCCTGGCGATCCGCAACCCCGAAGGGTCCCTGGCGGTGCTGGGCCTGCTGGTCGGCATCGTGTGGATCGTCGAAGGGGTGGCGGCGCTGGTGGAGTACACCACCGATTCGAGCCGCTGGCCCGGCATCGTGCTGGGGGTGGTGAGCGTCCTGGCGGGCGTGATCGTGCTGTTCGCGCCGGTGGCGACGTTCGGCGTGCTCGTCACGATCGGCGGAATCATGCTGATCGTCTCGGGGCTCGTGCAGCTGGTCCGCGCCTTCACCTTCGGGCGTGGCGTCGCCGCGTGA
- the dhaL gene encoding dihydroxyacetone kinase subunit DhaL, translating to MSVDVAWAQAWIRSSAQVLSEHRAELNTLDREIGDGDHGENMDRGFQAALPKLDALADAATPGELLKTLAATLISTVGGAAGPLYGTAYLKAAAAVSGVAELDGPAVVALLSAGRDGIVLRGKAESGDKTMVDAWTPAVDAAIEAEAAGASPGLILAAAADAAEGGAVATEPWIARKGRASYLGERAIGHRDPGAQSTALILRCAADAATQS from the coding sequence ATGAGCGTAGACGTCGCATGGGCCCAGGCCTGGATCAGGAGCAGCGCGCAGGTTCTGTCGGAGCACCGCGCCGAGTTGAACACCCTCGACCGGGAGATCGGTGACGGTGACCACGGCGAGAACATGGACAGGGGCTTCCAGGCCGCCCTGCCCAAGCTCGACGCCCTGGCCGACGCGGCCACGCCGGGTGAACTGCTCAAGACGCTCGCGGCTACGCTCATTTCCACCGTCGGCGGCGCGGCCGGTCCGCTCTACGGGACCGCGTACCTCAAGGCCGCCGCCGCCGTCAGCGGGGTCGCCGAGTTGGACGGCCCGGCCGTTGTGGCCCTGCTGAGCGCGGGGCGCGACGGCATCGTGCTGCGCGGCAAGGCCGAATCAGGCGACAAAACCATGGTCGACGCCTGGACCCCGGCGGTGGACGCGGCCATCGAGGCCGAAGCCGCCGGGGCCAGCCCCGGCCTGATCCTGGCCGCCGCCGCGGACGCCGCCGAAGGCGGAGCCGTCGCGACCGAACCCTGGATCGCTCGAAAAGGACGGGCAAGCTACCTGGGCGAGCGGGCGATCGGCCATCGTGATCCTGGCGCGCAGTCGACGGCGCTGATCCTGCGCTGTGCTGCCGATGCAGCCACCCAGTCCTGA
- the trpD gene encoding anthranilate phosphoribosyltransferase — MLESQSWPAVLDALLRGEDLSVADAAWSMQQIMLGEATSAQLAGFLVALRAKGETVNEIVGFRDAILDHAVPLDVNSMGLDIVGTGGDRFGTVNVSTMASIVCAAAGVPVIKHGNRAASSASGSSDVLAELGIDLTLSAEAVAGILAATGITFAYAAAFHPGFRHAATVRAELGIPTVFNFLGPLVNPARPEASAVGVANLDRVPLFVGVFQTRGASALVFRGDDGLDELTTTGHSHVWEVSRGLVTEHDIDPRDLGIPRATMSELVGGTPAHNAAVVHSVLAGELGPVRDIVLLNAAAGLVAYDLAHDPAQSQVSILDRFRAKLTVAATAVDSGAGAAKLAHWVQASRA; from the coding sequence ATGCTCGAATCCCAGTCCTGGCCCGCCGTTCTTGATGCCCTCCTGCGCGGAGAGGACCTGAGCGTGGCTGATGCGGCCTGGAGCATGCAACAAATCATGCTCGGCGAGGCGACCTCGGCCCAGCTCGCAGGATTCCTGGTGGCGCTGCGGGCCAAGGGTGAGACTGTGAACGAGATCGTCGGTTTCCGTGACGCGATCCTGGACCACGCGGTACCGCTTGACGTCAATTCCATGGGCCTGGACATCGTGGGCACCGGGGGAGACCGGTTCGGCACTGTGAACGTCTCGACCATGGCGTCGATTGTGTGCGCGGCAGCAGGGGTGCCGGTGATCAAACACGGCAACCGTGCGGCCAGCTCGGCATCGGGCTCATCGGACGTTTTGGCGGAGCTGGGCATCGACCTGACTCTGTCCGCCGAGGCGGTGGCCGGAATCCTCGCTGCCACCGGCATCACCTTCGCCTACGCCGCAGCCTTCCACCCCGGTTTCCGGCACGCCGCCACGGTGCGAGCAGAGCTGGGCATCCCCACGGTGTTCAACTTCCTCGGACCCCTGGTCAACCCGGCCAGGCCGGAGGCGTCCGCCGTCGGCGTGGCGAACCTCGACCGGGTTCCCCTGTTCGTCGGGGTGTTCCAGACCCGCGGCGCATCGGCTCTGGTCTTTCGTGGGGACGACGGCCTCGACGAACTGACCACAACCGGGCACAGCCATGTGTGGGAGGTGTCACGTGGCCTGGTGACCGAGCACGACATCGACCCTCGTGACCTCGGCATCCCACGCGCGACCATGAGCGAGTTGGTCGGCGGCACGCCGGCGCACAACGCGGCCGTTGTGCACTCGGTTCTCGCTGGTGAGCTCGGGCCGGTGCGCGACATCGTGCTCCTGAATGCGGCAGCCGGCCTGGTGGCCTATGACCTCGCCCACGATCCCGCTCAGTCGCAGGTCAGCATCCTGGACCGGTTCCGGGCCAAGCTGACGGTGGCGGCAACGGCCGTCGACTCCGGCGCCGGTGCGGCGAAATTGGCCCACTGGGTGCAGGCCAGCCGTGCTTGA
- a CDS encoding excinuclease ABC subunit UvrA, whose amino-acid sequence MTASASPARQRSAAVADSHDLIRVQGARENNLKDISVDIPKRRLTVFTGVSGSGKSSLVFSTIAAESQRMINETYSSFLQGFMPSLARPDVDVLSGLTTAIIVDQERMGANARSTVGTATDANALLRILFSRLGQPHLGSPQAFSFNVASISGAGAVTMEKGGITVKERRSFTVTGGMCPRCEGMGTVNDIDLTQLYNDSKSLNEGALTIPGYTADGWGVRIFTGSGFLDADKPIRDYTKKELQDFLYKEPVKVKVGDINMTYEGLVPKVQKSMLSKDREAMQPHIRAFVDRAVTFATCPDCGGTRLNEGARSSRIAGVNIADACALQISDLAAWVRTFDDPSVAPLLAALQHLFDSFTEIGLGYLSLDRPAGTLSGGEAQRTKLIRHLGSSLTDVTYVFDEPTIGLHPHDIQRMNELLLRLRDKGNTVLVVEHKPEMIAIADHVIDLGPGAGTAGGSVCYEGTLEGLRASDTLTGRHLDYRARVKEDVRTPAGAMEIRGARSHNLKDVDVDIPLGVLVVITGVAGSGKSSLVHGSVPAASSVVAIDQGAIRGSRRSNPATYTGLLEPIRKAFAKANGVKPALFSSNSEGACPNCNGAGVIFTDLGPMATVSTTCEVCEGKRFDASVLEFRLGGRDISEVLAMSVTDAVEFFGAGEARIPAAHAILLGLADVGLGYLSLGQPLSTLSGGERQRLKLATHLSEKGGIYVLDEPTTGLHLADVEQLLGLLDRLVDSGKSVIVVEHHQAVMAHADWIIDLGPGAGHDGGRIVFEGTPADLVTARSTLTGQHLAAYVGA is encoded by the coding sequence ATGACCGCTTCCGCTTCACCGGCCCGCCAGCGCTCCGCCGCGGTTGCGGACAGTCACGATCTGATCCGGGTGCAGGGTGCGCGGGAGAACAACCTCAAGGACATCAGCGTCGACATCCCCAAGCGGCGCCTGACGGTGTTCACCGGGGTGTCCGGCTCCGGCAAGAGTTCGCTGGTGTTCAGTACCATCGCCGCGGAGTCGCAGCGGATGATCAACGAGACCTACAGCTCGTTCCTGCAGGGCTTCATGCCCTCGCTGGCCCGGCCGGATGTGGACGTACTCAGTGGGCTGACCACGGCGATCATCGTGGACCAGGAGCGGATGGGCGCCAACGCCCGCTCCACGGTGGGCACCGCCACCGACGCCAACGCGCTGCTGCGCATCCTGTTCAGCCGGCTCGGCCAGCCGCACCTCGGCTCGCCGCAGGCGTTCTCCTTCAACGTGGCCTCAATCTCCGGCGCCGGAGCGGTCACCATGGAGAAGGGCGGCATCACCGTCAAGGAGCGGCGCAGCTTCACCGTCACCGGCGGCATGTGCCCGCGTTGCGAGGGGATGGGCACGGTCAACGACATCGACCTCACCCAGCTGTACAACGACTCGAAGTCGCTGAACGAGGGCGCACTCACGATCCCCGGCTACACCGCGGATGGCTGGGGCGTGCGAATCTTCACCGGCTCGGGCTTCCTCGACGCCGACAAGCCGATCCGCGACTACACCAAGAAGGAGCTCCAGGACTTCCTCTATAAGGAACCGGTCAAGGTGAAGGTCGGCGACATCAATATGACCTACGAGGGCCTGGTGCCCAAGGTGCAGAAGTCGATGTTGTCGAAAGACCGCGAGGCCATGCAACCGCACATCCGCGCCTTCGTGGACCGCGCCGTGACCTTCGCCACGTGCCCCGACTGCGGCGGCACCCGGCTCAACGAGGGCGCCCGCTCCTCCCGCATCGCCGGCGTCAACATCGCGGATGCCTGTGCCCTGCAGATCAGCGACCTCGCCGCCTGGGTGCGCACCTTCGACGACCCGTCGGTGGCCCCGCTGCTGGCGGCGCTGCAGCACCTGTTCGACTCGTTCACCGAGATCGGTCTGGGCTACCTTTCGCTGGACCGGCCGGCCGGCACCCTGTCCGGTGGTGAGGCGCAGCGCACCAAGCTGATCCGGCACCTCGGTTCCTCGCTCACCGACGTCACCTATGTCTTCGACGAGCCGACCATCGGCCTGCACCCGCACGATATCCAGCGGATGAACGAGCTGCTCCTGCGCCTGCGGGACAAGGGCAACACCGTCCTCGTGGTGGAGCACAAGCCGGAGATGATCGCCATTGCCGACCACGTCATCGACCTCGGTCCCGGCGCCGGCACGGCGGGCGGCTCGGTCTGCTACGAGGGCACTCTCGAGGGGCTCCGGGCCAGCGACACGCTCACCGGCCGCCACCTCGACTACCGTGCGCGGGTCAAGGAAGACGTGCGCACGCCCGCCGGGGCGATGGAGATCCGCGGTGCGAGGTCGCACAACTTGAAGGACGTCGACGTCGACATCCCCCTGGGCGTGCTCGTGGTGATCACCGGGGTGGCCGGCTCCGGCAAAAGTTCGCTCGTGCACGGCTCCGTCCCGGCCGCCTCGAGCGTGGTGGCGATCGACCAGGGCGCGATCCGCGGCTCGCGGCGGAGCAACCCGGCCACCTACACCGGGCTGCTCGAACCGATCCGCAAGGCCTTCGCCAAGGCCAACGGAGTGAAGCCCGCGCTGTTCAGTTCCAACTCCGAGGGCGCCTGCCCCAACTGCAACGGCGCCGGCGTGATCTTCACCGACCTGGGCCCGATGGCGACCGTCTCGACCACCTGCGAGGTCTGCGAGGGCAAACGGTTCGACGCGTCGGTCCTGGAGTTCCGGCTCGGCGGCCGTGACATCAGCGAGGTCCTCGCGATGTCGGTGACCGACGCCGTGGAGTTCTTCGGCGCCGGCGAGGCCCGGATTCCGGCCGCACACGCCATTCTTTTGGGCCTGGCCGACGTGGGGCTCGGATACCTCAGCCTGGGTCAGCCTCTGTCGACGTTGTCCGGGGGAGAGCGGCAGCGGCTGAAACTGGCCACTCACCTCTCGGAGAAGGGCGGCATCTACGTTCTCGACGAACCCACGACGGGGCTGCACCTCGCCGACGTCGAACAGCTCCTCGGGCTGCTGGACCGCCTGGTGGACTCCGGCAAGTCGGTCATCGTCGTCGAACACCACCAGGCGGTGATGGCGCACGCAGACTGGATCATCGACCTGGGTCCCGGCGCCGGCCACGACGGCGGCCGGATCGTCTTCGAGGGAACGCCGGCCGACCTCGTCACCGCACGCTCCACCCTCACGGGCCAGCACCTCGCTGCGTACGTCGGCGCCTGA
- a CDS encoding SDR family oxidoreductase, with protein MLVVFITVSTPSMNPLQPGSLSGKRILVTGSSRGIGADTVAYFAEAGAKVVINYRNKEARATKLADAIRAAGGTAITVAADLTDAESVSAMFDTIRAEYGGLDMLVMNASGGMESGMAEDYAMQLNRDAQVNLLTAAVPLLSDGARVVFITSHQAHFVDTASNVAVYEPVARSKRAGEDALRAVIPELAEAGIGFVVVSGDMIQGTITAVLLERANPGAISARQDSAGKLYNVSEFAAEIVLAAVEPVPANNTRYVGDTSDFTS; from the coding sequence CATCCTCGTCACGGGCTCGTCCCGGGGGATCGGAGCCGACACCGTCGCCTACTTCGCCGAAGCCGGCGCGAAGGTCGTCATCAACTACCGGAACAAGGAAGCGCGGGCCACCAAGCTGGCTGACGCCATCCGCGCCGCCGGCGGGACCGCCATCACCGTGGCCGCTGACCTCACCGACGCCGAGTCCGTCTCGGCGATGTTCGACACCATCCGCGCCGAGTACGGCGGACTGGACATGCTAGTGATGAATGCCTCCGGCGGCATGGAGTCCGGCATGGCCGAGGATTACGCCATGCAGCTGAACCGGGATGCCCAAGTGAACCTGCTCACCGCCGCCGTCCCGCTGCTCAGCGACGGTGCCCGCGTTGTGTTCATCACCAGCCACCAGGCGCACTTCGTCGACACGGCGTCGAACGTCGCCGTCTACGAGCCGGTCGCACGCAGCAAGCGAGCCGGCGAGGACGCCCTCCGCGCGGTAATCCCCGAACTGGCGGAGGCCGGCATCGGCTTCGTCGTCGTCTCCGGCGACATGATCCAGGGCACCATCACGGCCGTCCTGCTCGAGCGGGCGAACCCGGGCGCCATCAGCGCCCGCCAGGATTCCGCCGGCAAGCTGTACAACGTGAGTGAGTTCGCCGCTGAAATCGTCCTGGCCGCCGTCGAGCCGGTGCCGGCGAACAACACCCGGTACGTCGGCGACACCTCCGACTTCACCAGCTAG
- a CDS encoding HTH domain-containing protein, producing the protein MTSKAFDTADELRRMISEGHISEESLEVITGIQREKLRSFLDEQTPWTTGLVAEAQALSNDESTRLSVLAAQLTDGLSISDDARLKAIFESLTIECHFTLGNIAKLTGLDLDVLESALRDPQVVSADKKYELSSKGSYLINAVNRARDR; encoded by the coding sequence ATGACGTCGAAGGCATTTGACACCGCAGACGAGCTGCGGCGCATGATCTCTGAAGGGCACATCTCCGAAGAATCTCTGGAGGTCATTACGGGTATCCAGCGGGAGAAGCTACGGTCGTTCCTCGACGAACAAACGCCTTGGACAACAGGACTCGTCGCTGAAGCGCAGGCTCTCTCGAATGACGAGAGCACTAGGTTGTCCGTCCTCGCGGCACAGCTGACAGACGGGCTGTCGATCAGCGATGACGCCCGACTCAAGGCGATCTTCGAGTCCTTGACGATTGAGTGTCACTTCACGCTTGGGAATATCGCCAAGTTGACTGGTCTTGACCTCGACGTTTTGGAGAGCGCCCTGCGTGACCCGCAGGTCGTTTCGGCAGATAAAAAGTACGAACTCTCTAGTAAGGGGTCCTACCTCATCAACGCGGTGAATCGAGCACGCGATCGGTAG
- the glpK gene encoding glycerol kinase GlpK — MAKYVLAIDQGTTSSRAIIFDHSGSIVSTGQLEHEQIFPRAGWVEHNPMEIWDNTREVIGQALSKANLTRHDIAAVGITNQRETAVVWDRTTGKPVYNAIVWQDTRTQPIVDRLAADGGVERFKQKVGLPLATYFSGTKIVWILENVEGAREKAEAGDLMFGTTDSWVLWNLTGGLEGGVHATDVTNASRTLFMDLQTLQWDDEILRIFNVPKSMLPEIRSSSEVYGMVNEHSLLREVPIAGILGDQQAATFGQAAFDQGEAKNTYGTGNFLIFNTGTEIIHSKNGLLTTLGYKLGDAEPHYALEGSIAVTGALVQWLRDNLGMITSSEEIETLAATVDDNGGAYFVPAFSGLFAPYWRSDARGALVGLTRFVNKGHIARAALEATAFQTREVLDAVNADSGVPLTELKVDGGMIKNNLLMQFQADIIGVPVIRPVVAETTALGAAYAAGLAVGFWSTLDELRANWQEDSRWTPKLSAEESDRQLRNWKKAVTKTFDWVDEDVL, encoded by the coding sequence ATGGCCAAGTATGTACTCGCCATCGACCAGGGCACCACGAGTTCGCGCGCCATCATCTTCGACCACTCGGGATCCATCGTCTCGACCGGTCAGCTCGAGCACGAGCAGATCTTCCCCAGGGCGGGCTGGGTCGAGCACAACCCGATGGAGATTTGGGACAACACCCGTGAAGTCATCGGCCAGGCCCTGTCCAAGGCCAACCTCACCCGGCACGACATCGCCGCGGTCGGCATCACCAACCAGCGCGAGACCGCGGTGGTCTGGGACCGCACGACCGGCAAGCCCGTCTACAACGCCATCGTCTGGCAGGACACCCGCACGCAGCCGATCGTCGACCGGCTGGCCGCCGACGGCGGCGTGGAGCGATTCAAGCAGAAGGTGGGCCTGCCGCTGGCCACCTACTTCTCCGGCACCAAGATCGTCTGGATCCTGGAGAACGTCGAGGGCGCCCGCGAGAAGGCCGAGGCCGGCGACCTGATGTTCGGCACCACGGACTCGTGGGTGCTTTGGAACCTCACCGGCGGTTTGGAGGGCGGGGTGCACGCCACCGACGTCACCAACGCCAGCCGCACGCTCTTCATGGACCTGCAGACGCTGCAGTGGGATGACGAGATCCTGCGCATCTTCAACGTGCCGAAATCGATGCTGCCGGAGATCCGCTCCTCCAGCGAGGTCTACGGCATGGTCAACGAACACAGTCTGCTGCGCGAGGTGCCCATCGCCGGCATCCTCGGTGACCAGCAGGCGGCCACGTTCGGCCAGGCCGCGTTCGACCAGGGTGAGGCCAAGAACACCTACGGCACCGGTAACTTCCTGATCTTCAATACCGGCACCGAGATCATCCACTCCAAGAACGGCCTGCTCACCACGCTGGGCTACAAGCTCGGCGACGCCGAACCGCACTACGCGCTGGAGGGCTCGATCGCCGTCACCGGCGCCCTGGTGCAGTGGCTGCGCGACAATCTGGGCATGATCACCTCCTCCGAGGAAATCGAGACGCTCGCCGCGACCGTGGACGACAACGGCGGTGCCTACTTCGTGCCGGCGTTCAGCGGCCTGTTCGCGCCGTATTGGCGTTCGGATGCTCGCGGTGCGTTGGTGGGCCTGACCCGGTTCGTGAACAAGGGCCACATCGCCCGCGCGGCGCTGGAGGCCACGGCGTTCCAGACCCGCGAGGTCCTCGACGCGGTCAACGCCGACTCGGGCGTGCCGCTGACCGAGCTCAAGGTCGACGGCGGCATGATCAAGAACAACCTACTGATGCAGTTCCAGGCCGACATCATCGGCGTGCCGGTGATCCGCCCGGTTGTGGCGGAGACCACCGCGCTCGGCGCCGCCTACGCGGCCGGCCTGGCGGTAGGTTTCTGGAGCACGCTGGACGAGCTGCGTGCGAACTGGCAGGAGGACAGCCGCTGGACACCGAAGCTGAGCGCTGAGGAGAGCGACCGGCAGCTGCGGAACTGGAAGAAGGCGGTCACCAAGACCTTCGACTGGGTCGACGAGGACGTCCTGTAG
- the dhaK gene encoding dihydroxyacetone kinase subunit DhaK, whose protein sequence is MKKLVNDPKNVVDEAVAGFGAAHADIVRVSLDPVFIVRADAPVAGKVGIVSGGGSGHEPLHGGFVGFGMLDAAVPGPVFTSPTPDPILAATKAVDGGAGVLHIVKNYTGDVLNFETAADLAEADEIEVRTVIVNDDVAVKDSLYTAGRRGVAGTVLVEKIAGAAAARGDDLTAVAAVAEKVIGQVRSMGVALTPCVVPHAGEPSFTLADDEIEIGIGIHGEPGRERIKLEPADAIVDRILGPILEDIPYVSGDRVLLFVNGMGGTPQVELYIVFRRAAEVLAERGIEVTRTLVGNFTTSLEMQGMSITVLKLDDELTALWDAPVHTAALRWGK, encoded by the coding sequence ATGAAAAAGCTTGTCAACGACCCGAAGAACGTTGTCGACGAAGCCGTCGCCGGTTTTGGTGCGGCCCACGCCGATATCGTGCGAGTCTCCCTGGATCCGGTGTTCATCGTGCGCGCGGACGCACCGGTGGCCGGCAAGGTCGGCATCGTCAGCGGCGGCGGCAGTGGGCACGAGCCCCTGCACGGTGGTTTCGTCGGTTTCGGCATGCTGGATGCCGCCGTGCCCGGACCCGTATTCACCTCGCCCACTCCCGACCCGATTCTGGCCGCGACCAAGGCCGTCGACGGGGGAGCTGGGGTGCTGCACATCGTCAAGAACTACACCGGGGACGTCCTCAACTTCGAAACCGCGGCGGACCTGGCCGAAGCCGACGAGATCGAGGTGCGCACCGTGATCGTGAACGACGACGTGGCCGTGAAGGACTCGCTGTACACGGCCGGCCGGCGCGGCGTCGCCGGAACCGTTCTTGTTGAGAAGATCGCGGGGGCGGCCGCGGCCAGGGGCGATGACCTCACCGCCGTGGCGGCCGTGGCCGAGAAGGTAATCGGCCAGGTGCGCTCGATGGGGGTCGCGCTCACCCCCTGTGTGGTGCCGCACGCCGGCGAGCCGAGCTTCACTCTGGCCGATGACGAGATTGAGATCGGTATCGGAATCCACGGCGAGCCCGGCCGCGAGCGGATCAAACTCGAACCCGCCGACGCGATCGTCGACCGGATCCTCGGTCCGATCCTGGAAGACATCCCCTATGTGTCGGGAGACAGGGTCCTGCTCTTCGTCAACGGAATGGGCGGGACGCCACAGGTTGAGCTGTACATTGTATTCCGACGGGCCGCCGAAGTTCTCGCCGAGCGAGGCATCGAGGTGACACGCACGCTCGTCGGCAATTTCACAACGTCACTGGAGATGCAGGGCATGTCGATCACGGTACTCAAACTCGACGACGAGTTGACCGCCCTGTGGGATGCTCCGGTGCACACGGCCGCACTGCGGTGGGGAAAGTAG
- a CDS encoding transposase: MSPALSLLVPAGSPSESVVRRDRMEKIALFRYQLIRAAADSAVTTRQRGPMVRDLAALVHPGPFGGTVTVSKDTIDRWIRAWRRGSFDALKPRGRAQGAVTPAQILALAAMLKRERPARTSAQVRRIMMDTLGDAPSESTLLRHFRTLELPTGVREVFGRFEADYPNEMWVGDGLHGPRINGRKTYLFAFLDDHTRLVTSDAIGLSL, encoded by the coding sequence GTGAGCCCGGCGCTGTCGCTCCTCGTGCCGGCCGGATCGCCGTCGGAATCGGTAGTGCGCCGGGACCGGATGGAGAAGATCGCCTTGTTCCGGTACCAGCTGATCCGCGCTGCAGCCGACAGTGCGGTGACCACGCGTCAGCGCGGTCCGATGGTCAGGGACCTTGCGGCTTTGGTGCACCCGGGGCCGTTCGGCGGCACGGTGACGGTTTCCAAAGACACCATCGACCGGTGGATTCGCGCATGGCGGCGCGGCAGTTTCGACGCGTTGAAGCCCCGCGGCCGCGCCCAGGGTGCCGTCACTCCGGCGCAGATCCTGGCGTTAGCCGCGATGCTGAAACGCGAGCGGCCCGCCCGGACCTCAGCGCAGGTGCGCCGGATCATGATGGACACCCTCGGCGACGCGCCGAGCGAGTCGACGTTGCTGCGGCACTTCCGCACGCTGGAACTCCCGACCGGGGTGCGGGAGGTATTCGGCCGGTTCGAAGCGGATTACCCCAACGAAATGTGGGTCGGTGACGGCCTGCACGGGCCGCGGATCAATGGGCGGAAAACGTATCTGTTCGCCTTCCTCGACGACCACACCCGCCTCGTGACATCAGATGCAATTGGTCTTAGTTTATGA
- the dhaM gene encoding dihydroxyacetone kinase phosphoryl donor subunit DhaM encodes MAENSVPDRGASEPLVGVVFVSHSADIAAGLVTLARQMAPTVTLVAAGGRDDGGIGTSFDKIVAGLAEADTGRGVVLLCDLGSAVLTAETALDFLDDEARARARLADAPLVEGGVAAAVAAEIGGDLAAVVAAAESARGTSAAPEPAVAPAGGAAQPVSRTVVLRNRDGLHARPAADFVKLAGGFDAEVTVNGKDAHSLLGIMSLGLTRGMSVEISGPDERSRAAVDALADLVETGFGEE; translated from the coding sequence ATGGCGGAGAACAGTGTGCCTGATCGTGGCGCCTCCGAACCTCTGGTCGGTGTGGTGTTCGTGTCGCACAGCGCCGACATCGCTGCCGGCCTCGTGACACTGGCCCGCCAGATGGCCCCCACGGTCACCCTCGTGGCTGCGGGCGGTAGGGACGACGGGGGTATCGGCACCAGCTTCGACAAGATTGTTGCGGGCCTGGCGGAGGCCGACACCGGGCGCGGCGTGGTGCTGCTCTGCGACCTGGGTTCGGCCGTCCTGACCGCGGAGACTGCGCTGGACTTCCTCGACGACGAGGCGCGTGCGCGTGCGCGCCTCGCCGATGCCCCGCTGGTGGAGGGCGGTGTGGCCGCGGCGGTCGCCGCTGAGATCGGGGGAGACCTCGCGGCCGTTGTGGCGGCGGCCGAATCGGCCCGGGGCACCTCCGCCGCACCTGAGCCCGCTGTGGCGCCTGCCGGGGGAGCGGCGCAGCCGGTCAGCCGCACGGTGGTCCTGCGAAACCGGGACGGACTGCACGCCAGGCCGGCCGCAGATTTCGTGAAACTGGCCGGCGGGTTCGATGCCGAGGTCACCGTGAACGGGAAGGACGCGCACAGCCTGCTTGGCATCATGTCGCTGGGGCTGACCCGGGGGATGAGCGTGGAGATCTCCGGACCCGACGAGCGTTCCCGGGCTGCCGTGGATGCCCTGGCCGACCTGGTCGAGACCGGTTTCGGCGAGGAGTAG
- a CDS encoding aquaporin: protein MLILLGCGVVANVALTKNKGFGGGFLMVTFGWAFAVFAGVTVAYNSGAHLNPAVTLGLVASGATEFGLGVPVNFLSVLTYIAGQFVGAFLGAVVCWLAYKQHYDEEPEPANKLGTFSTGPAIRSYGWNLVTEIIGTFVLVFVVLAFGGGRQGESGGLAALGALPVALLVLVIGVSLGGPTGYAINPARDLSPRIAHFILPIKGKGSSDWAYSWVPVVGPVIGGVLAGWASLVWLPIMA from the coding sequence ATGCTCATCCTCCTCGGTTGTGGTGTCGTGGCCAACGTGGCACTGACGAAGAACAAGGGTTTCGGCGGCGGGTTCCTGATGGTGACCTTCGGCTGGGCCTTTGCGGTCTTCGCCGGTGTGACGGTTGCCTACAATTCGGGCGCACACCTCAACCCGGCCGTCACCCTCGGCCTCGTCGCCTCTGGCGCCACCGAATTCGGCCTCGGCGTCCCGGTGAACTTCCTGTCCGTGCTCACCTATATCGCCGGCCAGTTCGTCGGCGCCTTCCTCGGCGCCGTCGTCTGTTGGCTGGCCTACAAGCAGCACTACGACGAGGAGCCGGAGCCGGCCAACAAGCTTGGCACCTTCTCGACCGGGCCGGCCATCCGCTCGTACGGCTGGAACCTGGTCACCGAGATCATCGGCACCTTCGTGCTGGTCTTCGTGGTGCTCGCCTTTGGCGGCGGCCGCCAGGGCGAAAGCGGCGGCCTGGCCGCGCTCGGCGCTCTGCCGGTGGCGCTGCTGGTTCTCGTGATCGGTGTCTCGCTCGGTGGCCCGACCGGGTACGCCATCAACCCGGCCCGTGACCTCAGCCCCCGGATCGCGCACTTCATCCTGCCGATCAAGGGCAAGGGCTCCTCGGACTGGGCCTATTCCTGGGTTCCCGTGGTCGGCCCCGTCATCGGCGGTGTCCTGGCCGGCTGGGCGTCGCTGGTCTGGCTGCCGATCATGGCATAG